One Plasmodium berghei ANKA genome assembly, chromosome: 13 genomic region harbors:
- a CDS encoding dephospho-CoA kinase, putative — MFLPFFLGKCILCFLALGSIPIGFINRKNKFKKIENYKYIIISSVVVNSFLIYLNKYFGLFAIFNFFLGNYLCLIGITGGIAVGKSTFCNFLKTKNVVVINADDITSQIYKKGSTCYKKIVKHFGEEILNNDKSINRILLRKIVFNNEENVKYINKITHTYIIIQIIKECLKYKFLYLKYNVAIEAPLLIETKLYLLTSPIILLKSSIKNQIKRILSRDKNCTYDTAMGIIKNQLPTDEKIKFSDIIINNDDDLLNLEMKCDVVYNKYLKSFFF; from the exons atgtttttaccattttttttgggCAAATGTATTTTATGCTTCCTGGCTTTAGGCTCAATTCCTATTGGGTTTATAAATAGAAAGAATAAATTTAAGAAAAtcgaaaattataaatatataatcatcAGTTCGGTAGTGGTGAACagttttttaatatatttgaataagTATTTTGGGCTTTTTGcgatatttaatttttttttggggAATTATTTATGCTTAATTGGAATTACAGGAGGTATAGCTGTGGGTAAATCTAcattttgtaattttttgaaaacaaaaaatgttgTTGTTATTAATGCGGATGATATAACAAgccaaatatataaaaagggATCAACAtgctataaaaaaattgtaaaacaTTTTGGCGAAGAGATCcttaataatgataaaagtATTAATAGAATTTTGTTAAGAAAAATTGTTTTCAACaatgaagaaaatgttaaatatataaacaaaataacacacacatatattataatacaGATCATTAAAGAATGCTTGAAATATAAGtttctatatttaaaatataatgtagCAATTGAAGCTCCTTTATTAATTGAAACAAAACTGTATCTATTAACAAGCCCtattatacttttaaaGTCATCTATAAAGAATCAAATAAAGCGTATATTGTCGAGAGATAAAAATTGCACATACGATACAGCCATGGGCATAATTAA aaacCAATTACCAACTGATGAAAAGATAAAGTTTTCggatattataataaacaaCGATGACGATTTACTAAACTTGGAAATGAAGTGTGACGTAGTTtataacaaatatttaaaaagttttttcttttaa
- a CDS encoding poly(A)-specific ribonuclease PARN, putative → MLSVRNYFFKNVVLKEKTRLMKYNILKKNYSRITSVNINNWNSIHKEILSKIRESDFVSIDVEYTGLHLKDERYISIDSSYEAHCYGAKSFFPCQIGITIAKKKDIITHDKCNEIKNNIIKNKSIHNIKVFENNYNVNKVYPMKNEQEWDISPYCIYIFPKENKYFSVSTSTLIFLKENNFDFNEWIFNGVSYLRPNEEDEKKKHIFEKIDGLKNLLNKCNAKNDYNKETRENKIDINKIINEIENYKAVDDEDKQAVIEIIKKIDIWLSNENETQFNNISKDELGAPINSPLQSIGSDGGKLDELKHINLSNECYKGGDYKNSSYETFINNDKNLDNRNKPMHNSTEGDEKISENFKSLNLGNNEGYDKCPLYIEIENPYLRLLAHTLITKYFNSIFCISVKLNDKKNLAIYKTEKDSYNEQIKALHMEIEKINETIGVRLLFDEIIKSNKILIGHNCFYDILHIYQTFYHELPDSIHVFKRKWTELFPYTVDTKYMNETNEYLYSLNGPATLKGLCEYMASLISSSKDFDFFFNFRNGNILDLQQCLIPFVKDEKGEANSSGESYNERQPTDGKNNNYDDENIGIGEKENGTKQLGNSTSYKYDEKYYKDVNTLNGNANVLKSDEHNAGYDSLLTCLLFIFQCHYILRKNNLSWKNLYFTNTNIMNENKKHFLDIFSNMCNKIKIVKTQPNVVSLTSSENYEMARHFYMYDYPNYFKKWEIMKIWSPIWITLSKVDDQSCWIIAKSDDDAKNIKMIYKMLQNPQFKLCTYEEYLNKFKSK, encoded by the coding sequence ATGCTAAGTGTTAgaaattatttctttaaaaatgtGGTTTTAAAAGAGAAAACTCGCCTcatgaaatataatatactgaaaaaaaactacTCGAGAATAACAAGTgtaaacataaataattggAATAGTATACATAAGGAAATACTAAGTAAGATTCGAGAAAGTGATTTTGTTTCTATTGATGTTGAATATACTGGATTGCATTTAAAAGATGAGAGATATATATCCATTGATTCAAGTTATGAAGCTCATTGTTATGGTGCCAAATCTTTTTTCCCCTGTCAAATAGGAATAACTATTGCTAAGAAAAAGGATATAATAACACATGATAAATGTAACGagattaaaaataatattataaaaaataaaagcatacataatattaaagtttttgaaaataattataatgttAACAAAGTTTACCCTATGAAAAATGAGCAAGAGTGGGACATATCGCCatattgcatatatatattcccaaaagaaaataaatattttagtGTTTCTACTTCAacacttatatttttaaaagaaaataattttgattttaaTGAGTGGATATTTAATGGTGTAAGTTATTTAAGACCAAATGAAGAagacgaaaaaaaaaaacatatctttgaaaaaattgatggattaaaaaatttacttAATAAGTGTAACGCAAAGAATGATTATAACAAAGAAACtagagaaaataaaatagatataaataaaattattaacgaaatagaaaattataaagcTGTAGATGATGAAGATAAACAAGCAGTTATTgaaatcataaaaaaaattgatatatGGTTAtctaatgaaaatgaaactCAATTTAACAATATTTCTAAGGATGAGCTAGGAGCCCCAATTAATTCACCTCTTCAAAGTATTGGTAGTGACGGGGGTAAATTGGATGAGCTGAAACACATAAACCTATCTAATGAATGCTACAAAGGTGgtgattataaaaatagcaGCTATGAAACTTTTATAaacaatgataaaaatCTTGATAATAGGAATAAACCTATGCATAATTCTACTGAAGGCGATGAAAAAATTTcagaaaattttaaaagtttGAATTTGGGTAATAATGAAGGATATGATAAATGCCctttatatattgaaaTAGAAAATCCATATCTCAGATTACTTGCACATACATtaattacaaaatattttaattcaattttttgtatatctGTTAAATTGAACGATAAGAAAAATTTAgcaatatataaaactgAAAAAGATTCTTATaatgaacaaataaaaGCATTGCATATggaaatagaaaaaataaatgaaactATTGGTGTtagattattatttgatgaaattataaaaagtaataaaatactAATAGGGCATAACTGCTTTTACGAcattttgcatatatacCAAACATTTTATCATGAATTACCAGATTCGATTcatgtttttaaaagaaaatggaCAGAATTATTTCCATATACAGTtgatacaaaatatatgaatgaaACAAATGAGTATCTATATTCATTAAATGGGCCTGCAACATTAAAAGGCTTATGTGAGTATATGGCATCATTAATTTCTTCAAGTAAAGactttgattttttttttaattttcgCAATGGGAATATATTAGACCTTCAACAATGTCTTATTCCTTTTgtaaaagatgaaaaagGTGAGGCAAATTCGTCTGGAGAAAGTTATAATGAACGACAACCAACTGATggcaaaaataataattatgatgaTGAGAATATAGGAATAGGAGAGAAAGAAAATGGAACAAAACAGTTAGGAAATAGTACTTCATACAAATACGATgagaaatattataaagatGTAAACACATTAAATGGGAATGCAAATGTGCTAAAGAGCGATGAACATAATGCAGGTTATGATAGTCTTTTAACATGCcttctttttatatttcaatgccattatattttaagaaaaaataatttatccTGGAAAAACCTTTACTTTActaatacaaatattatgaatgaaaataaaaagcattttttggatatattttcaaatatgtgtaacaaaataaaaattgttaaaacACAACCAAATGTTGTTTCGTTAACGAGTTcagaaaattatgaaatgGCAagacatttttatatgtatgattatccaaattattttaaaaaatgggaaataatgaaaatatggTCACCTATTTGGATAACCTTGAGTAAGGTAGATGATCAATCATGCTGGATCATAGCAAAAAGTGATGACgatgcaaaaaatattaaaatgatttataaaatgttGCAGAATCCACAATTCAAGTTATGCACATATGAAGaatatttgaataaatttaaatctAAATGA
- a CDS encoding WD repeat-containing protein, putative, with the protein MNDRDTKQFRDVSKQIQGKYVPVVKFGGTNKYINKNYKNNYDDTNNISFSGDDFKRNRFDIFCDNNYGINKACFSPQGKYIAGCGTNGIIYLYDLYENKLLTKLCTRIDNIRDLTISDNEKYIYACGDNRIIEIFDLYENRKVCNDYIGKCVDLSIPNIIKNAKCDDKLLNNNNKNLNNNIIKNMYIPYNKAKYKDLGNNKAIYVPIYDYNDLIKYNINMIDMNYVKLNRINEIINKSIFIIKESHEYSTSCIAIPNISSFLVYSGGGDGILKIWDIRMNLFALNKKRSNKNAHDTIFLENKNPYASIYSHEDVLTSISFNNTINYERSSKLDKKKKKTNLEKKNNNSLDNSNINEKNDTDDVCSSSSFSSSCSSASYSSLTFDLCKNIFNNILMTTGYDGYVRLYDINNNIIKSFYDEEKSVTHCMFSNNNKYIISTNKSQYAKIFDFLYMNNKKNAKNMVSYLNNYESYHFNKHKATNDIANQDQPKINYRKISENNFFIDVHNDNELHSCSVGNIYEYDDLKDRIDIINELNKKLNDKKQNSENNKQNINENETDTDYSDYSDSGSSVFDENTVRKRTFYEHVNKQLKPTWSIFVDNLKYMDLIPYEEMHISLKENHDYLKAYYSGYSGNHINNRKNSDTTIDSSINNDKSVMRQRDQYMMSEHEQILYNKLTDIIYNKTDFPKFYSCISGDKCIIPSIDTYAHVYDIYTGLHVNTINNLYLPNYHIDMSYHNVSDSNFRISKKKQLSFLTSAQAYPKNHNIIATSNGYPDGSIVLWVFAPF; encoded by the exons ATGAACGATAGAGACACTAAACAGTTCAGGGATGTAAGTAAACAAATTCAAGGGAAATATGTTCCAGTTGTAAAATTTGGTggaacaaataaatatataaataaaaattacaaaaataattatg ATGACACTAACAATATAAGCTTCTCTGGAGACGATTTTAAGAGAAATcgttttgatatattttgtgaTAACAACTATGGGATAAATAAAGCTTGCTTTTCACCCCAAGGGAAATATATAGCAGGGTGTGGAACCAATGGTATTATTTACttatatgatttatatgaaaataaactaCTAACAAAGCTGTGTACACGAATTGATAATATAAGAGACCTGACAATTAGCGACAATGAAAAGTATATTTATGCATGTGGTGACAACAGAATAATTGAGATATTCgatttatatgaaaacCGAAAAGTGTGTAATGATTATATAGGGAAATGTGTTGATCTATCAATAcctaatataattaaaaatgcaaaatGTGATGATAAAttgttaaataataataataagaatctcaataacaatataataaaaaatatgtatatccCATATAATAAAGCTAAATATAAGGATCTTGGAAATAATAAGGCTATATATGTTCCTATATATGACTATAatgatttaataaaatataatataaacatgATTGATATGAACTATGTTAAATTAAATagaataaatgaaataattaataaatctatatttattattaaagaATCGCATGAATATAGTACATCATGCATAGCGATACCAAATATAAGCAGTTTCTTAGTTTATTCGGGTGGCGGAGATGGGATATTAAAAATCTGGGATATAAGAATGAATTTATTTGCATTGAATAAAAAACGATCCAATAAGAATGCACATGATAccatatttttagaaaacaaaaatcCATATGCTTCTATATATTCTCATGAAGATGTATTAACAAGTATTAGTTTTAATAACACAATTAATTATGAAAGATCATCAAAAttggataaaaaaaaaaaaaagactaatttagaaaaaaaaaataataactcATTAgataatagtaatataaatgaaaaaaatgatacgGATGATGTGTGTAGTAGTTCTTCCTTTTCGTCGAGCTGCTCATCTGCCTCTTACTCATCTCTTACATTTGATTtgtgtaaaaatatattcaataaTATTCTTATGACTACTGGATATGATGGGTATGTTAGACTAtatgatattaataataatattattaaatcattttatgatgaagaaaaaagtGTTACGCATTGTATGTTCagcaataataataaatatataattagtACAAATAAATCACAATATGCGaaaatttttgattttttatatatgaataataaaaaaaatgctaaGAATATGGTGAgctatttaaataattatgaatcGTACCATTTCAACAAACATAAAGCTACCAATGATATAGCAAATCAAGATCAACccaaaattaattatagaAAGATAtcagaaaataatttttttatagatgtgcataatgataatgaaCTTCATTCATGTAGTGttggaaatatatatgaatatgaCGATTTAAAAGATAGAATAGATATCATAAATGAGTTAAATAAGAAACTCaatgataaaaaacaaaattcaGAGAAtaacaaacaaaatataaatgaaaatgaaactGACACTGACTACAGCGATTATTCGGATAGCGGATCAAGTGtttttgatgaaaatacaGTGAGGAAAAGAACGTTCTATGAGCATGTTAATAAGCAACTTAAACCTACATGGTCTATTTTTGTAGATAATTTGAAATACATGGATCTTATACCATATGAAGAAATGCACATAAGCTTAAAAGAAAATCATGATTATCTTAAAGCATATTATAGCGGTTACAGTGGTAATCATATTAacaatagaaaaaatagcGACACCACCATTGATAGTAgtattaataatgataaatctGTAATGAGACAAAGAGACCAATACATGATGAGTGAACATgaacaaatattatataacaaattaacagatattatatataacaaaacagattttccaaaattttattcatgTATATCAGGAGATAAATGTATAATACCATCAATTGATACATATGCTCAtgtatatgatatatacaCGGGCCTTCATGTAAATACTATAAACAATCTCTATTTGCCAAATTATCATATCGATATGTCTTATCATAATGTGAGTGATTCTAATTTTagaatttcaaaaaaaaagcagCTATCATTTTTAACAAGTGCCCAAGCATATCCaaaaaatcataatattattgCAACATCAAATGGATATCCAGATGGATCTATTGTCCTGTGGGTATTCGCCCCCTTTTAA
- a CDS encoding gamma-tubulin complex component, putative produces MIHEIILSLIGQTGDIIILVDKRRNKRASENNINIDEYCFEVNNNIHIFLSSEIKIINEIVELGYYFYILNIFCLLVKNNTIYKSLTHIHKFNKLNNNKKKNIIKEKNNDKINNNADSNENSTTEAESSLSPSDKSSTITEESEDTDNLSNSYKKRKYERNDEIDNYFGVILKNIKSINNIRPYGYYANGISNEINKFIKRYLKKISEIEEYINNNKNTPLTQILSMLEKKKEEIIIIINIIKKYLEFQRKEEANVLEGESRNKTKEILDYLYECCLCGNSRIKHVYHKYFKNLGKILLHQISSWMFYGQLLDPYYEFFIQKRQFIYSDGKKIFLTPEELYENLTLTNVQSLNFEWNYLFFQCVSNLPECCIDKIIGRKILFIGKSIRILIRSNKWNTNDILKMFPITKILSKAFDQTLHTNYPKKNNYLREDFMRYEHNISSNEYENNNITHNMNYGSDPNDISNIYNDNNYNYNNNAPKEYASSISLSCTNSSDNSYECSSESGNEAMCLYCKEIFDITIEKIRSIIAYKLWEYVVKDINLIKIFDLFKDIYLLNNGDFYDYFLEKSWFIMHSPPNYKNELLLKIIAWKNSTLSVEDYCKSKYENKKDKLILEKYENLLFSRNSNIDGGDSNNPSNFFNGSNFYNFDVDISENIISKYFYPRISYKKFSYDSFEREKYGNLILGGMSYIYDNKIVLNDFYKGIQELYKKKYYDYDSIYSVCINNYRQQILKGFKHGFDFSVNFNNFFDNKFINIDNVEGINGSTINPSKTLNDDNFLVGCCFSLVIQSVKNPLLYKTDVLSGDSGYWGSLGDCLAVEIKVKFYEDKKNKTIKNVGDINNPVLGYIEIEVSLYIGGKGISSFVHDSNSYTVDYTKESILNNKILANNINLKRKNKSTYEDIQHGEENYMKNQDNDKFKDDGDHFNNEDMDNNNNYKSKFHVLKVQTNKQIFHNINKNSLTKFRVRINCIKHSFSVYIQKLDEYNLQINNPKNKIKPIIHIRALDMTQAFTLDIGNGYIGFYTCPILFKHKLLKKKSKIKQWLKRFYDNTLNADSAINNYGNTNNTSFNNGNGNNLFNIYNDKNAEEITNEIKKINQMILYNNNNDAKYDKNNLEEIELCKPSLNTKINKSKKKKKDNSKDLFLFSCYDCSVEIYKWFHQSYKSPIEIPEIDVDNETLIFYDKNINKNIKIHSGLNLWNNIEIHFKLTWPIALIINTNTIYTYNSIFQFLFLLGRIYYNLKILCYHNRRLYKYLNYKKGFLLFSYLFSIRYKMQFFIFHLIRYLQEDIINYEYKLMSTQIHKSKDFEYTKSIHDLYISQVATKCFLRVQDLTTPLMELIDVSFKFCYFFQCLIENELFTDILNYEMDNETNKQKNDTKNEKNNDENGDDDKDNDLKQVVEKLLQYNDRFNQKLVRVINEMMNLSSNSNHSHLVHLVTILDFNNCITKIKESIEDKEEINKVANANENKNDDKEMQNGINNNNTSNKRDDMKLGYTDVQNTNSIDSHYLNKHQPYNNNILKNMNLSINNMSQNYDEINDMDKDSNNFIKSKMENQFSNFMYTNMDEKWNTQKNEISSYPQNNILKQGKKIALIEKNNTQTETQIRDKCHYDYYNGEGIALHNNSMNKSYLVEDAQVGQYNILHGVTSYNDMSYKNPGINNYNTLIDKYSNILSSYVNKDSNDNLTNNNDDNNSIYNSVKNYGNTNLNIYNSNVNINQDNIGNNLGYNLTTHGDTTIKNNFNVQKLIDNYNYNYDISHNTDDFDKNNLNHHK; encoded by the coding sequence ATGATTCATGAAATAATCCTAAGCTTGATAGGGCAAACCGgagatataataattttagtGGACAAGcgaagaaataaaagagcaagtgaaaataacataaatatagatgAATATTGTTTTGaagtaaataataacattCATATATTCTTGAGCtctgaaataaaaataattaatgaaATTGTTGAATTAggttactatttttatatattaaatatattttgtttattagttaaaaataacacAATTTATAAAAGTTTAACACATATACAcaaatttaacaaattaaataataataagaaaaaaaatatcataaaagaaaaaaacaatgacaaaataaataataatgcgGACAGTAATGAAAATTCAACTACAGAAGCGGAATCATCCCTAAGTCCTTCAGATAAATCATCCACTATTACTGAAGAATCCGAAGATACTGATAATTTGAGTAACtcctataaaaaaagaaaatatgaaagGAATGATGAAATAGACAATTATTTTGGagttattttaaaaaatataaaaagtataaataatatacgCCCTTATGGGTATTATGCAAATGGTATAAGTAAtgaaataaacaaatttataaagagatatttaaaaaaaatcagtGAAATagaagaatatataaataacaataaaaatacgcCATTAACGCAAATATTATCTATgctagaaaaaaaaaaagaagaaataattataataataaatataataaaaaagtatttAGAATTTCAAAGAAAAGAAGAGGCAAATGTACTAGAAGGCGAAAGTCGAAATAAAACCAAAGAAATTTTAGATTATTTGTATGAGTGTTGCTTATGTGGAAATTCGAGAATTAAACATGTctatcataaatattttaaaaatttaggaaaaatattgttaCACCAAATATCTTCATGGATGTTTTATGGACAATTATTAGATCCTtattatgaattttttattcagaAAAGgcaatttatttattctgatggtaaaaaaatatttttaacacCAGAAGAATTATACGAAAACTTAACATTAACCAATGTTCAAAGTTTGAATTTTGAAtggaattatttatttttccaatGTGTTTCAAATTTACCTGAGTGTTGTATAGACAAAATAATTggtagaaaaatattatttataggAAAATCTATTCGTATATTAATTAGAAGCAATAAGTGGAATACTAATGATATCTTAAAAATGTTTCCCATTACTAAGATATTATCAAAAGCCTTTGATCAAACGTTACACACAAATtatccaaaaaaaaataattatttgagGGAGGATTTTATGAGATATGAACACAATATATCTAGTaatgaatatgaaaataacaaCATTACCcataatatgaattatgGTTCTGACCCAAATGATATTagcaatatatataatgataataattataactataataataatgcgCCGAAGGAGTATGCTAGTTCCATTAGCCTTTCTTGCACAAACAGTTCTGATAATTCATATGAATGTTCATCTGAATCAGGAAATGAAGCAATGTGTTTATATTGCaaagaaatatttgatATTACTATTGAGAAGATTAGAAGCATAATAGCTTATAAATTGTGGGAATATGTTGTTAAAGacataaatttaattaaaatatttgactTATTTAAagacatatatttattaaataatggagatttttatgattactttttagaaaaatctTGGTTTATTATGCATAGTCCTCCAAATTACAAAAACGAATTGCTTCTAAAAATTATAGCTTGGAAAAATTCTACATTATCTGTGGAAGACTATTGtaaatcaaaatatgaaaataaaaaagataaattaattttagagaaatatgaaaatttgttattttcaaGAAATAGCAATATTGATGGTGGTGATAGTAATAATCCAtccaattttttcaatGGCTCGAATTTCTATAATTTTGATGTAGATATTTCAGAGAATATAAtttctaaatatttttatcctAGAATatcttataaaaaattttcttaCGACTCGTTTGAAAGGGAAAAATACGGAAACCTGATATTAGGGGGTAtgagttatatatatgataataaaatagttttaaatgatttttACAAAGGTATACaagaattatataaaaaaaaatattatgactATGATAGTATTTATAGTGTATGCATTAATAACTATAGACAACAAATTTTGAAAGGATTTAAGCATGGTTTTGATTTTTCtgttaattttaataatttttttgataataaatttataaatattgataATGTTGAAGGAATAAACGGAAGCACGATTAATCCAAGTAAAACATTGAATGATGACAATTTCCTTGTAGGGTGTTGTTTTTCTTTAGTTATCCAATCAGTTAAAAATCCATTGCTTTATAAAACAGATGTATTAAGTGGTGATTCAGGATATTGGGGATCTTTAGGAGATTGTTTAGCTGttgaaataaaagtaaaGTTTTatgaagataaaaaaaataagacaataaaaaatgtaggtgatataaataatccAGTTTTAGGATATATAGAAATAGAAGTGTCGTTATATATAGGAGGAAAAGGTATTTCATCATTTGTGCATGATAGTAATAGTTACACAGTTGATTATACTAAAGAATcgattttaaataataaaattttagcgaataatataaatttgaaaagaaaaaataaaagcaCTTATGAAGATATCCAACATGGTGaggaaaattatatgaaaaatcaagataatgataaatttaaaGACGATGGAGatcattttaataatgaagacatggataataataataattataaatcaaaatttCATGTATTGAAAGTTCAAACCAATAAACAGatatttcataatataaacaaaaatagtTTGACAAAGTTTCGTGTAAGAATAAATTGTATAAAGCATTCTTTTAGTgtttatatacaaaaattagatgaatataatttacaaataaataatccgaaaaataaaataaagccaattattcatataaggGCTTTAGACATGACTCAAGCCTTTACATTGGATATTGGGAATGGGTACATAGGTTTTTATACATGTCCAATATTGTTTAAACATAAattacttaaaaaaaaaagcaaaataaaacaatggCTCAAGCGATTTTACGACAATACGCTAAATGCAGATTCGgctattaataattatggtAATACCAATAATACAAGCTTCAATAATGGGAATggtaataatttatttaatatatacaatgaTAAGAATGCGGAAGAAATAACcaatgaaattaaaaaaataaaccaaatgattttatataacaataataatgatgctaagtatgataaaaataacctTGAGGAAATTGAGCTATGCAAGCCGAGTTTGAACactaaaattaataaatcgaaaaaaaaaaaaaaagataattctaaagatttatttttgttcaGTTGCTATGACTGCTCGgtagaaatatataaatggtTTCATCAGTCTTATAAATCTCCTATTGAAATTCCTGAAATTGATGTAGATAATGAaacattaatattttatgacaaaaatataaacaagaatataaaaattcataGTGGCTTGAATTTGTGgaataatatagaaattcattttaaattaaCATGGCCGATTGCTTTAATTATCAATACtaatactatatatacttataactctattttccaatttttatttcttttaggaagaatatattataacttaaaaatattgtgtTATCATAATAGGcgtttatataaatacttaaattataaaaaaggctttttactattttcgTATTTGTTTTCTATTAGATATAAAatgcaattttttatttttcatttaattagATATTTACAAGAagatattattaattacgaatataaattaatgtCTACACAAATTCATAAATCTAAAGATTTTGAATATACAAAATCGATACATGATTTATACATTTCCCAAGTTGCCACAAAATGTTTTTTGCGTGTTCAAGATTTAACAACCCCTTTAATGGAGCTAATAGATGTGTCctttaaattttgttatttttttcaatgtCTAATAGAAAATGAGTTATTTActgatattttaaattacgAAATGGATAACGAAACGAATaagcaaaaaaatgatacaaaaaatgaaaaaaataatgatgaaaatggTGATGATGATAAAGATAATGATTTGAAGCAAGTTGTTGAAAAATTGTTACAGTATAATGACAGATTTAATCAAAAACTTGTTCGTGttataaatgaaatgaTGAACTTAAGCTCGAACAGTAATCATTCGCATCTTGTTCATTTGGTGACAATATTAGATTTTAACAATTgcataacaaaaataaaagagtCAATAGAAGACaaagaagaaataaataaagtcGCAAATgctaatgaaaataaaaatgatgataaagAGATGCAAAATGGtattaataacaataacACGTCTAACAAACGAGATGATATGAAACTAGGATATACAGATGTGCAAAATACAAACAGTATTGATAgtcattatttaaataagcATCAACcttacaataataatattttaaaaaatatgaacttATCAATTAATAACATGTCTCAAAAttatgatgaaataaatgacATGGATAAAGatagtaataattttataaaaagtaaaatgGAAAATCAATTTAGCAATTTTATGTATACAAATATGGATGAAAAATGGAATAcccaaaaaaatgaaataagtTCATACCCTCAAAATAACATATTAAAacaaggaaaaaaaatagctttaatagaaaaaaataacacaCAAACTGAAACTCAAATTAGAGACAAATGCCACTATGATTATTACAATGGTGAAGGGATTGCTCttcataataatagtatgAATAAAAGTTATTTAGTTGAAGATGCACAGGTTGGgcaatataatattcttcATGGAGTTACTTCCTATAATGATATGAGTTACAAAAATCCAGGTATTAACAACTATAATACATTAATTGATAAATACTCAAATATATTGAGCAGCTACGTTAATAAAGACAGCAATGACAATCTCACCAATAacaatgatgataataatagtatttataattctgttaaaaattatggaaataccaatttaaatatttacaattCAAATGTTAACATAAACCAAGACAATATTGGCAATAATTTAGGATACAATTTAACTACTCATGGTGATAcaactataaaaaataattttaatgttcaaaaattaatagataattataattacaaTTATGATATATCACATAATACCGAtgattttgataaaaataatttgaacCATCACAAATAG